The Acidimicrobiia bacterium DNA segment TGCAGCACTTTGGCGTTGGCCACGCTGACGTTCATCGCCCCCGCGGCCTCACGGATCGAACATGATTCGAGGAAACGCAGCTCGAGGATACGTCCGTAGCGTTCGGGCAGCGCGGCGAGAATTCGGGCGACTCGCTGGGGCGCCAGGCTCTCAGTCGGTGCTTCGTCCAGTGCGGCCTGATCGCCCTCGAGATCGATGGCGGTGATCTCGGCGCCGTAGCGGCGTCGCCAGTGCGAGGCGAGGACGGTCCGTGAGGTGGCGAGCAGGTACGCGCGGACCTCGCCCTTGGATGCTGTGACGCGCAGTGGGCCGAGGGCAGCGTGGAAGACCTCGGCGGTGAGGTCCTCGGCGTCGGGGCGGTTGCCGACTCGGCTGTAGA contains these protein-coding regions:
- a CDS encoding RNA polymerase sigma factor, whose product is MRSVAGDRYPDWEAIYLDNVERIYRVIYSRVGNRPDAEDLTAEVFHAALGPLRVTASKGEVRAYLLATSRTVLASHWRRRYGAEITAIDLEGDQAALDEAPTESLAPQRVARILAALPERYGRILELRFLESCSIREAAGAMNVSVANAKVLQHRALRYAAQLFEEAL